In Malus sylvestris chromosome 15, drMalSylv7.2, whole genome shotgun sequence, a single genomic region encodes these proteins:
- the LOC126603972 gene encoding probable polygalacturonase yields MDSDKPSSLFLGKAMKPTWASLLLVLTIMVVFSYQNFSTMSRLPTWVGSIWPTGVSETRLDAPARSCAGFFEDVPKRKVVMSIEAFGGVGDGTTSNTEAFRRAILHMQAFGNTGGSQLNVPKGRWLTGSFNLTSNFTLFLEHGAVILGSQDPKQWPVIEPLPSYGRGRERLGGRHISLVHGDGLTNVVITGHNGTVDGQGKMWWELWWNRTLEHTRGHLLEIKNSRNILISNLTFRNSPFWTIHPVYCSNVVIKDMTILAPLNAPNTDGIDPDSSTNVCIEDCYIESGDDLVAVKSGWDHYGIKMARPSSNIIIRRVNGTTPTCSGVGIGSEMSGGISNITIEDLHVWDSAAGVRIKSDKGRGGYIANVSISNLMMERVKIPIRFSRGANDHPDKGWDPKAVPHVKGIFISNVLSLNSTKAPELKGIEGASFERICFKNVTVLGLAPSAVWRCEFVSGFADGVFPVPCPQMEDMGSFDSCMQR; encoded by the exons ATGGATTCAGATAAACCCAGCAGCTTATTTCTGGGTAAGGCGATGAAGCCCACGTGGGCATCTCTGCTCCTCGTACTCACCATCATGGTTGTCTTTTCCTACCAAAACTTCTCGACCATGTCGAGGCTTCCGACATGGGTCGGGTCGATTTGGCCAACTGGAGTATCCGAAACCCGATTGGATGCCCCAGCCAGGAGCTGTGCCGGGTTCTTCGAGGATGTGCCGAAGCGGAAGGTGGTGATGTCCATCGAAGCTTTCGGTGGCGTTGGCGACGGAACCACCTCCAACACGGAAGCGTTTAGGAGGGCGATACTCCACATGCAGGCTTTCGGTAATACCGGTGGGTCCCAGTTGAATGTCCCCAAGGGGAGATGGCTGACGGGGAGTTTTAACCTCACCAGTAATTTCACGCTGTTCCTTGAACACGGCGCTGTAATTCTCGGCTCCCAG GATCCGAAGCAATGGCCTGTAATCGAGCCATTGCCTTCTTatggaagagggagagagaggttaGGAGGAAGACATATAAGCCTTGTTCATGGGGATGGTCTCACAAATGTTGTCATTACAG GTCATAACGGGACAGTTGACGGTCAGGGAAAAATGTGGTGGGAACTATGGTGGAACAGAACATTGGAGCACACCAGAGGTCACCTCCTTGAAATAAAAAACTCTCGCAACATTCTCATCTCGAACCTCACCTTCCGCAATTCTCCTTTTTGGACCATCCATCCTGTTTACTGCAG TAACGTTGTTATCAAGGACATGACAATCTTGGCCCCCCTTAACGCTCCTAATACTGATGGTATAGACCCAG ATTCCAGTACTAATGTGTGCATTGAAGACTGTTACATTGAGAGTGGCGACGATCTTGTAGCAGTGAAAAGTGGGTGGGATCACTATGGAATCAAAATGGCTCGTCCAAGCTCAAACATAATAATTAGAAGAGTTAATGGCACCACTCCAACTTGCTCTGGAGTGGGAATAGGTAGTGAGATGTCTGGTGGGATTTCAAATATCACCATTGAGGATTTGCATGTTTGGGATTCCGCAGCTGGGGTGCGGATCAAATCTGATAAGGGTAGAGGGGGTTACATAGCGAATGTTAGTATAAGTAACTTAATGATGGAAAGGGTGAAGATACCCATAAGGTTTAGTAGAGGGGCGAATGATCACCCAGATAAAGGATGGGATCCCAAAGCTGTTCCCCATGTAAAGGGGATTTTTATTAGTAACGTGCTGAGTTTGAATTCAACGAAAGCCCCAGAATTGAAGGGCATTGAGGGGGCATCATTTGAAAGGATATGCTTTAAGAATGTCACAGTACTTGGTCTGGCTCCATCTGCAGTGTGGCGTTGTGAATTTGTTTCGGGTTTTGCAGATGGGGTATTTCCAGTGCCATGTCCTCAGATGGAGGATATGGGCTCGTTTGACTCTTGTATGCAGCGGTGA
- the LOC126603973 gene encoding photosystem I reaction center subunit N, chloroplastic-like — MAAMNSSVLACNYAVSGAGISELAKAKTTCMPSVESAAQTKVVAIRAQQPSTQNSQAAAGRRAALLSLAAVAFTAVSSNSAANAGVIDDYLEKSKANKELNDKKRLATSGANFARAFTVQFGTCKFPENFTGCQDLAKQKKVPFLSDDLSLECEGKDKYKCGSNVFWKW; from the exons ATGGCAGCGATGAACTCTAGTGTGTTGGCATGCAACTATGCCGTCTCCGGTGCCGGAATATCTGAACTTGCAAAAGCAAAGACGACTTGCATGCCTTCAGTTGAATCAGCTGCTCAGACCAAAGTAGTTGCAATCAGGGCCCAACAGCCTAGCACACAAAATAGTCAAGCAGCTGCTGGAAGAAGGGCTGCGCTGCTTTCCCTGGCGGCCGTTGCTTTCACCGCTGTTTCGTCCAACTCCGCTGCCAATGCCGGTGTCATTGATGATTACCTCGAAAAAAGCAAAGCCAACAAG GAACTGAATGACAAGAAGAGGCTGGCAACGAGCGGTGCAAACTTTGCAAGAGCATTTACTGTTCAATTTGGAACATGCAAGTTCCCAGAGAACTTCACTGGCTGCCAAGATCTCGCCAAGCAAAAG AAAGTACCATTTCTCTCTGATGATCTGAGTTTGGAGTGCGAAGGCAAGGACAAGTACAAGTGTGGTTCCAATGTTTTCTGGAAATGGTGA